The following are from one region of the Gryllotalpicola protaetiae genome:
- a CDS encoding GntR family transcriptional regulator: protein MTSPSGSTYTLIRDAVLDGTYEPGAPLVELVLAKQYGVSRTPIREALTRLEQDGLVVRGARGLVVRERSPEEILDIYEARLVLEAAVVEAAAKRHTQLDRVRIENAVRGCEAATGHPEKMVAANDAFHRAIWLSSHNEAFIGLLEQLRLHLVRYPGTTISYPGRWEESLEEHRQITKAIVDRDSDAASRLAREHFEHARDVRVKLWENELS from the coding sequence ATGACGAGTCCATCCGGGAGCACATACACGCTCATCCGCGACGCGGTTCTTGACGGTACCTACGAGCCGGGAGCGCCCTTGGTCGAGCTTGTTCTCGCCAAGCAATACGGGGTCAGCCGCACGCCTATCCGCGAAGCGCTGACACGCCTCGAGCAGGACGGCCTCGTGGTCAGGGGGGCGCGAGGACTTGTCGTGCGCGAGCGCAGCCCCGAAGAGATCCTGGACATCTATGAGGCTCGGCTCGTCCTCGAGGCGGCCGTGGTCGAGGCTGCGGCCAAGCGCCACACCCAGCTCGATCGCGTGCGCATCGAGAACGCCGTGCGCGGGTGCGAGGCAGCGACCGGCCATCCCGAGAAGATGGTCGCCGCGAACGACGCCTTCCATCGCGCGATCTGGCTCTCGAGCCACAATGAGGCCTTCATCGGACTCCTCGAACAGTTGCGTCTGCACCTCGTCCGCTACCCCGGGACGACGATCTCGTACCCGGGCCGGTGGGAGGAGTCGTTGGAAGAGCACCGCCAGATCACCAAGGCGATCGTCGATCGCGATTCCGACGCGGCCTCGCGGCTCGCCAGAGAGCACTTCGAGCACGCGCGTGACGTTCGCGTCAAGCTGTGGGAGAACGAGCTCAGCTGA